The nucleotide sequence CTAGATGAACCTTCTGCACAATTAGATCCCCGTTCCCGTCGTCAGTTATTAGAGTTGTTAAAAACCCTTCCTTTAACTCAATTGGTCGCCACACACGATTTAGATTTAGCGGTGGAATTATGCGATCGCACTGTGATTTTGAGTCAGGGTCAAGTGGTCTATGATGGCGATACAGTAGAAGTGATGAATGATGCGGATTTTCTCCAACAACACGCCCTAGAACCTCCCTTATGTTACAGCCGCCCTTACTGTAACTTAGCAGATGCCCCTATGTAAGAAAGGGATAACCAATTCAGCTTTGCTCACCGTAAGGAATAGGTTCCGTTAAAGAATATATTTGTCCCACAGCTTGATAGGTTAATCCTAAACCAATAAAAGTAATTAATAAAGCACTCACAAGGGGAACAAATTTAATCATTTTAATCTGAGTAGGAATACGTTCAAATAAATGCTTGGCACTGACTAATAAGAGTCCTATGGCGGTTAATGTTCCTGTCAACCCTAAACTAAAAATAAAAACCAGTAATAATCCCAAACCCGTTTGTCCTAATGCGATCATACTTAACAGTAACACTAAAGCCGCCGGACAAGGAACTAACCCCCCTGCAATTCCTAAAGCCATTAAACCCCGCCAACTCATCAAAGATTCATCTTGAGCAGGCAATAAGTGAGTATGGGAATGATGATGGTGATGATCATGATGATGATGGTGATCATGGTCATGGTCATGATGGATATGTTTACCCTTTTTAACGGGAAAAGCCAGACGATCCTTGAGCAAATTGACCCCGATCAGCAAAATCATTAAACCTGAAACTAAACTTAACCAAGGATAAAACTGAATAGGTAATAAATATTGAGAAGCAATTAAAGTAATGATTCCCAACGCAAAAACCCCAAGAGTATGAGTAATGGTTGTAGTTAATCCTAAAAACAGCGCGTGTTTTGCCTTGGCTTTTGATCCCACTAAATAAGCACCCACAAGGGTTTTCCCATGACCCGGTGATAAAGCATGAATCGCTCCCCAAGAAAAAGCCACCGCAAAAGCAATTAATCCACCACCACTCAGCAGTTTTCCTCGTCCCTTATTTAACTCGACTCTAAGCACTCTATGCTTGGGCATTAAAGTATAATTCTTCAGTTCTCCATTGTTTAAAATGGTTGCTAGACAATGAGTATTATAAGTTTTATCAAATAAATTATAATCAATTTTTAGCTCGGTAATTGGTTCAGCCCATCGATATTTTAAAGTGATGCTTTTGTGGCTATTACTGGCTGATAAATTAGTCCCAAATAGCCCTTTTTTGCTGGCATTTACGGTTACGAATCCTGGCTCTCCTTTCCCATTAGTTATCAGAAGATATTCGTTAAAAAATGCGGCTAAGTTTTGTCGATTTTTTTCAATTTCTGACGAAGATAAACGCTGATTTTGATCCTCATCAGCCCAGGCCAGTAAATGAGTGGATAAACTAAGATTAACTTGAGCCTCCTCGGGTTTAATTACCACATCTAGCAGGGATAAATCCGCTACATGAGACTGACTGGGCAGAGCGAAAAAATTTGATAAGATTAATGCTCCTAAAAATATGAGCAAATTGTGTTTAATCCACCGTTTTATTCTTCTCATCTCTACCATTAATATAATTACTTAAATTTTATTTGTTTTATTATTTATTCTGATGGTTAAAATTTTAATTTAGTTCCTCTAAAATGTTTACCCTAAATTTGCTCAAAATTTTGCCAATAATAGCTTTTAAAAGCCTTAATTTTTTAAACGAGAGTTATCAATCCTTAAATACATATTTTATTTAATTTGTCAAATTTAATTTTTTATGCGTTACATAACTACATAAAAAAAGTGTCTCGATATTTAGCGTTCTGGCTGAGTTCTCTCTTTGATTTGTTGAGCTTTTTTTCTGAAAGTGTTTTAGAATAAGGCTTTTAAAGCTTTTTTTCTCAAGAGTCAATAAAAGTAGACATAAATATCCCTATTATGAAATTCTAGCAAATCTCTAGAATGACGCAATTTCATCAATTAATAAAAAACTTTCTCAATTAATTATTAAGTTTTGTAAAGTTTTAAGAAATGTAAATTTTAAAATTTCAAACAAAACAGGAAAATCAATAAGTTTAGCTAAAGATAAGAACGAAGAACATGAGCAAAAAGCGATCATCGCCTATGGGATCAAACCACGATCAATGCTAAAATTCACAGTTAAGCTAGGGGTGTTTGGACTGTCCAAGCTGAGAGATACCCTTAGAACCTGAGACTGGGTAATACCAGCGTAGGGAAGCTGTCTATAGAGGAACAAAGAAGATGAGAGCAGAATGGGTTGCCAAGCGCATTGGACACAGCAATGTATCGCAGATGCACTATGCCCGAAAAGGCATAATTACCGAAGAGATGCAATATGTAGCACAACGGGAGAACCTGCCGGTCGAGTTGATCCGGGATGAAGTGGCCCGAGGACGGATGATTATCCCGGCAAACATCAATCACACAAATCTAGAACCGATGTGTATTGGCATTGCCTCTAAATGTAAAGTCAATGCGAATATAGGCGCATCTCCTAACTCTTCTGATGTGGAGCAAGAGCTAGAAAAACTGAGATTATCGGTAAAATATGGGGCTGATACCGTCATGGACTTATCTACCGGTGGCGGAAATTTGGATAGCATTCGCACGGCGATTATTAATGAGTCTCCGGTTCCCATTGGAACTGTACCCATTTACCAAGCCTTAGAAAGCGTTCATGGACGCATGGAAAATCTAACCCCTGATGACTTCCTTCATATCATTGAAAAGCACGCTCAACAGGGAGTAGATTACATGACGATTCATGCCGGCATTCTCATGGAATATTTACCTCTTGTGAGAAACCGCATTACAGGCATAGTTTCCCGAGGAGGGGGAATTATCGCCCGATGGATGCTGCATCATCATAAACAAAATCCTCTATATACCCACTTTGACGATATCATCGAAATCTTTAAAAAATACGATGTTTCTTTCAGTTTAGGGGACTCCCTGCGGCCAGGATGTGTTCATGATGCCTCTGATGAAGCACAACTGTCTGAACTGAAAACCCTAGGTCAATTAACCCGCCGCGCTTGGGAACATGATGTACAAGTGATGGTAGAAGGTCCCGGTCATGTACCGATGGACCAGATTGAATTTAACGTCAGAAAACAGATGGAAGAGTGCAACGAAGCACCGTTCTATGTGTTAGGTCCCTTGGTAACGGATATTGCCCCAGGATACGATCATATTACTTCAGCCATCGGAGCCGCCATGGCCGGATGGTATGGTACCGCAATGCTCTGCTATGTAACCCCTAAAGAACATTTAGGACTGCCTAACGCTGAAGATGTGCGTAATGGGTTAATTGCTTATAAAATAGCGGCTCATGCGGCTGATATTGCCCGTCATCGTCAGGGTGCAAGAGATAGAGATGATCAACTCTCTACTGCTCGCTATAATTTTGATTGGAATAAACAATTTGAGTTATCTTTAGATCCGGACCGGGCTAGAGAATATCATGATGAAACTTTGCCAGCAGATATTTATAAAACGGCTGAATTCTGCTCGATGTGTGGGCCTAAATTCTGTCCCATGCAGACCAAAATGGATGCTGATGCTTTAACCGAGTTAGAAAAGTTCTTGGCAAAAGAAGCAGTTAAGAGTTAATAGTCAGTGGTCAGTGGTTAGTGGTCTTTAAAGGCGCTCTTCTGTGAGTGGCCATTTCCATTAGCTTTTACAGCTTAAAACTAATGACTACTGACTAATGACCAATGACTAATGACATTTGTAGGGTGGGTTAGGCGCGGCGATGATTTTGATAAGAAAGCGATAACTTTTGATCCGTGCCGTAACCCACCATAGACTATTTTGTATCTTGGTGAACATTTTTCCCCACGATGCCGAAAGAGCCTTTTAGATTAGCGTTATTAAAGACAATTTGTCAAAAAAAATCATGTCTTAAAAAGATTGCTACAGAAATTTTTTGTTTAATTTTATTAAAATAAAGTAGGCAAAGATTAATTTGTAACATGGTTTTTAAGACTTGAGCAAAATCAGATATAAATTAGTTACTCAAGTAAGGTTTTATTATTAAGTTAACTGATCAATAAACTTTTTGTTTAAGCATAAGGAAGCCGCTCAAGATAAAGTGTTTGAATTACTATTTAAATAAATCTTATTAGCGAGTTTTTCCTCTAAATTAATAAAATACAATCTTTTTTCTGACTGGTAATCAGTAGCCATTAAAAGCCTAAACTGATCATAAAAAGCCATCGCCGTGATTTCCTCTTCCACTTGAAAGCCGCCTAACTTTTCCCCTCTAATACCCAATAAAATAACCTTTCCTTGACGAGAAGCTAATAAAAAACCCCAAGGCTGTCCTAAAATAAAATCCGGTTTAATTTCTAAGGGAATGCGAGTGACTTTTAAAGGTTTTAAATTAATCAAAATTCCTAAGATTTTTTCACTCACTTCTAGAGCAAAAATCTGATCAGGCAAATGTGAATTAGAGACGAGCGAATGAAGACTAATAGATAAAGAAAAAAACCTCCATAAATTCCCGCGTCTAGTCAATAATGTAAATTGTGTTTTCGGCTTTTTTTCTTCAGCCGAATTAATAATCATTCCATGACGACTATCTAGCGTAACTAATTGAGAGTCAATTGAACAATTAATAGAAGTTTTAACTCGTTCTAAATTGGGCAATTTCAGAAATTGCAAAACCTGAGAAGAAGATATAAAAGCTAACCAATGACCTCCAGGTGCAATAGCACTAATTTGATTCAGTCTAGATACACAGACTTGCTGTTGCTGAAAAATTTGTCCTGCATCATGAGATTTCCGAAAATAGGAAATACAAGAACCTTCATTAACTGGCGAGTCTGTAACAGTTAAACATCCTTGAGAATGAGAAAATAACTTAACTAATGAACCCTTCAAGGGAACCTGCCACTCTTGAGGTTTTCCCACTAAACTAGAATCGGGATAAATTTGACAACAAAGTTTATCTTCTATTCCCAGATAAACACACTGCTTATCCACCGCTAAATGGCTAACTCGTTGAGGTAAAGAAACTTGATGAATAATATTTAATGAAGTGGCATTAGGGACAGAAGACAGCGAAGTAAATAATTGCACCGAAGACGAATTAAAGCCTAATGTTTCCGAAGCGAGACGAACAGATTTTAACATTTCCTCGGTACTTTTAAACCGTCGTTGCGGCAACTTACGCAAAGCTTTTTCAATGATAGAACTGAGTAAAGGAGGAATCGTATTAGGAATCGTTACTGTCTTACTCAAATGCGCTGTCATCAATTCGCCAGGATAGCCAGAAAAAGGACGGTATCCCACTAAAAGCTCAAACAAAATAATACCAACAGCATATAAATCTGAAGCAAAAGAATGTTTTCCATAAAATCGTTCTGGGGCCATATAAGCTGGCGAACCCGTATAGCCGCCACTTTGACTATTAATTTCTTCTATCAAGCGAGCAATGCCAAAATCAGAAATATGGGCACTCCAACTACTCGGTTTTAGCTTCAGTAAAATATTCTCGGGTTTAATATCACAATGAATGATTTGACGGCTATGGGCATGAGCTAAACCTGATAGAATATCTTCTACTAAGTTTAACTTTTGCTTTAAACTTAATTGCTCTTGGGAGTTAATTAAATCTCGTAACGTTCCTCCCTCACAGTAGTCCATCACCACATAACGACCCGTCCGATTATATTCTAGACCCGTACAGCCAACAATATTAGGATGTTTTAGAGTCAGTAAGTAGGAAATTTCTCGCAAAAACTTATGAGTAGGAAAGCGCTTAAGTTCCAAATCCTTAAGTGCAACAATTTCTCCCGTTTGACGGTCAACAGCACAAAATACTCGACCAAACTGTCCCTGTCCAATAAGTCCTAAAATTCGGTAATAGGAGCGATACATTCACCGATTGCCTTCCTTTTGGGCGCTCATTTATTTGTTATTGTAGTATAAATTCTCAAAAAATTAGTAACTCATAAAAAAATAGCTGAGTATAATTAAATTTAAATTTTGGCTGATTGATCGGATTTCTAACTATACAGTTATCCAACAAGGCTATCAGACAGTTTATAAAGATCCCCGAAACCCAAGGCAAGCGTTGACGGTGAGTTAGACTTTACGGGAAAGCGCAGAGAATTTGAAAAAAATAATTTAGCAAAAGTTATATAAAATTATTTGATAATTAGCTTATTTTATAATTTAGGGGGATTTTTGAATCTTCTGCCGTAATAGATTTACACCGCACTTGTCACCCTCAGTGTTAGTTCCGCTATTAAATCGTGTTTTTTTAATTATTAATTCAAGAGGAAATAAAGTGGATTCTCCATTAGTATTTACTTTAATGATCGCCATTGGAGCCGTGCCGGGCGCGCTCAGTCGATATTTTGTGACCGAGTGGACAAAATCGGCTTTCGGTACTAAATTCCCTTACGGAACATTTGTGATTAATCTTACAGGCTGTTTGTTGATGGGTTTTTTCTTCACCCTTTCCAAAGGCATAACAGGTTATCCGAAGGAATTAGACTTATTGATTAGAACGGGTTTTTTAGGCTCTTACACGACCTTTTCCACCTACGGCTACGATGCCCTGTCCTTGTGGCGTAATAAAAACACTGGTGCAACACTTTTTTACTGGGCTGGTAGTGCAGTATTTGGCGTAATTGCTGTGTATTTAGGGGTCAGCATTGCTCATGTTTTTGTCCGGTAAAAACTCCCTCATTTCTTGAGTCATAAAAATTGATAAAGATTCAATAGCAATACCACTAATTAAAGGATAGTCAAAATGTTGAAAAATTCTGTCACTCGTGCTGCATTAGCCGTTGCTATCGGAGCAATACCTGGTGCATTAAGCCGCTACTATATTACCGAATATACCAAGTCCGTTTTCGGCAAAGATTTTGCTTACTATGGAACTTTTTTTATCAACGTAACTGGCTGTTTAATTATTGCCTATTTGTTAACCTTAGCCGCCGAGAGAATCAGAAATTTTTCCCCCGAACTGCGTTTAATGCTGACAACGGGATTTTGTGGAGCTTATACCACTTTTTCAACCTTTGGGTTAGAAACCAGGACTCTACTAGACAAAGGGGATTCAACCACGCTCATCTATTGGCTAGGTAGCATCATTGTGGGGATGCTAGGAGTCAACCTAGGAGTGATGTTAGCTAGATTAAATCAAAAATCATCCCTTGAATAATTGAAGTGGCAGGGTGGGACAGTTAATAGCTTGAACTTTCCCACTTTTTTCCTTAAAAAATGTTCATTATTCTAGCTTCAACATATACTAGAGTATTCAATTTCTAAACTATTTATGACATTATATAAAGAAAATTAATCTATTGAACTTATCGAAACTAGCTTTAACAAAATAAAACCTAGTGCGGGGGAATTCTTCTCAAGTTTTTACAAAAAACTCTTTGATGCTTATCCAGAAACTCAACATTTGTTTAGATTGGACTCCGGAAGTAGCTCAAGCTTGGCTTAACATTTACACTAAGAAGTTATTAAAAGTAATAATCAAATTACCCCCGAAGAATGACAAGCTTTTGGAGAGCTTAATTTAAAACAGACTCAGGAATTTATTGATATTCTTTGGCAAGAATTAGATAATTTGAAATTGTAACTTTAGAGGCTGTCCTAACAGACACCTGTTACCAACCCTCTAATATGGGTAAAGCTATTGCCCAAACTCCACTCTAGCCTGTTCCACAATTTCCACTGTAACCTCATCCATTCCTGCCGCTCTAGCTAACTCTTCTATCCGTTGCCGTGCTTGGGTACGCACAAAAAAAGGGATCTGTTTCAGCTTGGCTTTAGCTTGGGGTGTCCAATGAGGAGTATCGGTAAAATCAACATCTGTCATAGTCTTCATGAAGGGTTAGATTTCTATACTTATTGTGTCTTTCTTCATCTATAGTAACGGTTTTCGGTACGGATTGAGCTTAACTTTCTGGGTCTTGCGACATAATGAATTAATAATAACACCAGTAGCGCCCAATAAATAGAGACGTAAGGGCAACGTCTCTACAGAATAAAAATAATTTTGTCAAAAGTTAATTAATAACTGATTTAACTTCCTTCTTCAAACAAGCCGCTAAGACGTTCAACTTCTGCCTGAGCAGTATACATCGGCGTTCCCGCTAAAATTCCGGTTACATTGCGGAAAGGTTTATTAATGTGCATCCCTTTATTATCAATAGAAAACTCTCGAATATCCTTATCGTGCATGGAACCTCGCATTTTTAACACCGTAATTCCTCGCCGCATTTCCCCATACATTTCTACATAACGTAAGAGAATAATTGAATCGGTAATCGTGGAAATATGTCCCTCTGTAATCGAAGAACCCCCCAAAAGAGAGGGAGTCGTAGAAGTAAACAAGCCGCCGATTTCTTTTTGTTTAATAAACGAAGTCAAACCAATAATAAATTCTCGAAAACCTTTTAGATTCGACACTCTTTCTAAAGCCGATAAACTATCTACTGCCACCCGGTTAGGCTTAAACTCCTCGATGATTTCTTTCATGGAAATAAGATGATTTTCTAACCCTGTAGTTTCCGGATAGCGGCACACCACTTTCAGTTTACCTTCTTGTTCCATGCGATTAAAATCTACTCCCCAACCAATGGCATTTCTAAACAACTGTTCTCGACTTTCCTCAAAAGCAAAAATTAAACATCGTTCCCCATTGGCGACACCACCCGCCATAAACTCAGTTACCATCAGGGTTTTCCCTGTACCCGTTGCACCAGAAACCAGGATAATTGAATCACGGAAAAACCCACCGCCACACATCCGATCTAATTCTTCAGAACCGGAAGTAATACGAATATCCGAGGATTTTTGCTCAAGTTCAATGGCCGAGAGCGGAATAATTACCATTCCTCGCCTGCCAATAATCGTAAAAGGAAACTCTCCCTTTTGATGGTCAGTGCCGCGATATTTGAGGATTTCAATAGTACGGCGGCGTTTTTCATCGGCTAAAACATTGCGAAGAATTACCACATTATCGGCCACAAATTCCTCAACCCCGTAGCGGCTAATATCACCATATTCCTGTGTTCTTTCTGCGGTCATAATTGCAGTGACTTCTAATTCTCGCAGTGCCGAAGCCAACTTAAACAGATCGCTACGAACTTGGGCGCTATCCATTAGATGACTAAATATCGCTCCTAATGAGTCCATCGAGACACGAGTGGCCTTATATTTGCGAATAGCAAACTCTATACGGGCAATTAACGCACCGAGGTCATATTCCCCGGTTACCATCGGTTTTTCTCCGGGTTGAGGCGAAGCATCCACAAACGCCCATTGACGATTTTCTTCCCACTGGCGGATATCCCAACCAAACCCGAGCATATTTTTACGCAATGCTTTAGGGGGTTCTTCAAAAGTCACAAAAACACCATTTTCTCCCCGTTTAATGCCTTCAGCGAGAAATTGACAAGCAAAAACCGTTTTGGCACTGCCTGCTGTACCAGCCACTAGAGTTGCTCGACCTTTGGGGAGTCCTCCTTCCGAGAGAAAGTCAAACCCTGGTATACCGGTTTCGAGTTTCTGAATATAATCCTGTTCGTTGTCTTGGCTCATCAATATATTTTGCTTGTAGTTGGTAATATTATGATCCATTAGTTAATTTTGCCTGTTTGTTATCCCCTTGCCAATCATTAATTCATGACGCAGGCTTATTTTTCAGGTTTTTTTTAGATAAATCTAAGATTTGGCTTCTTCTCTGGCAATTAAATCTAAACCTAACAAGACTTTTTGGGTGTTAGACATATCCCCGATGATCCTCTGGAGAGGAGGCGGCAGTTGTTTAATTAGGGTAGGAGTCACGAGAATTTTCTCTTGTTCAGCTAAATCAGGTTGTTCGAGAACATCGATAATTTGCACTGTGTACTGCTGATCGAGTTCTTCTCGGCAGATCCGCAGTAAATTGGCGATCGCTCGTTGAGATTTAATCGAGTTGCCGGTAATATAAAGCTTAAGAATGTATTTATTCATGATTATTTTTGCTGATCTGACTTGGAGATGATATTGAGGGTACTCAATCCGATGTAATATTTACGGTAAAACGATGCAAGATAACCCATCAGTTCTAACACCATTAAGCGCCCTTCAGAGACATAGGCTTGAGCTTTAGCCAAAGTAACATCCTGATTTTTTTGTTTCAAGGTGGTAGTGTGTAAATCGATGACATCTCTAGGACTAGCCTTCAAAAAGCCTAGCTTATCTGCCAGTATTCGCAAGCGCTCAGAAATGTTATGCTCGATTTTATAAGCCCGTTGTTCTAAAGCTAGAGAGAGTAACTCAGCGTAAGATTGAACCATTTCCTCAAAAATATCAGGCACACTTTCTCTAATCGGTTGTGAACCGAACATTCTTGCTGTAATACTGGTGTTACTGGCATGAATCAACTTTTCTAACACTTCAAATTCCCGTTCCTGCTGTTGAGCTTCCAATTGGGCTATATATTGTTGCTTTTCAATCGCCAAACGAATCTGATAGATTAACAAATTGGTATCTAAATAGTCGGCTTTTAAGTACCCATCAGCACCCAACTGAAACACTTTGATCGCAAGGTTTTCATCCTCATTGTCAAGTTGTACAATAATAGGAATCCTCGTAAACACTTCTCGAAGTTTAACTAAAGCGTTAACCCCTTGGCTATCGGGTAGGGTTAAATCCAGTAAAATCACATTAAAATTCTCGCTTGTCAGTTTTTCGAGTCCTTCCTTAAGAGAATCGACGAAAGTAAAGCCAAAGGATAACCCTTGTGCTAGGGAATTATGTTCAACATCACATAGCAATCTCTTGATTAAGTCTATTTTGGCTGGATCATCCTCAATAATTAAACCTTTACAGAGATTACTGGACATGATTAGTTAAGGGGCTTGGCGATTTTGGCGACTTCTTCAATATATTTTTACCTAAACAAAGATCCAAGTGTGGAAATCCCGTCAATTTCTTATTTTAATTTTTAATGCTAGTTATTAGTCATTAGTCCTTAGAATTTTTATACCGTTGTCTTGACGTTGCCTACAACCTCTGTAGCACCGAAGCGATTATTCTACCCTATAAAGTATTTTTGTACTAAATTGAACGAGCCTGACTAATGACTAATGACTAATGACTAATGACTAACCAATGTTTTATCCAGCTACGGCGCTACCGGTTCCTTGGAACATCAACCAAGATAAAAAGAAATTAGTCACAAAAATGGCTAGTAAAGCCGTTACCACTGCTGTAGTGGTAGATTGTCCTACCCCTTTGGCTCCTCCTGATGTGGTCAATCCCCAACTACACCCAATCACAGCAATTAAAGAACCAAAAACGGCAGATTTTAGAATACAACTGACTAAATCCCAAGTTTGTAAAAAGTTACGAGCCGAATTGAGGAAAACGGCCGGAGAAATATTGTATAAAGAATCGGCGATGGCTATCCCGCCAGCTATCCCCGTCAACAAAGCTAGAACGGTTAAGATGGGTAGCATTAAACTACAGGCTAAGACGCGAGGGATCACTAAATAGTCTATAGGATCAGTTTTGAGCATATGGAGAGCATCAATTTGTTCGGTTACTCGCATGGTGCCAATTTCAGCCGCAAAAGCTGACCCTACCCGCCCGGCCACCACAACCGCAGTTAAAACGGGTGCTAGTTCTCGGGTGAGGGCTAAAGATAGAACACCACCCACATAACTTCCCGCCCCAAAGTAAATAAATTCTCGCGATACTTGGATAGTAAATACCATCCCGACGAAAGCGGCTGTTACCAGAGAAATCGTCAGAGACTCCGGACCGACGATGGCCATTTGATCTAGGGTGTTGCGCCGGTGAATCTTATATTTCAGTAAATGAAAAAAAACTTGTCCGCCCAGGAGAATTGCTGCCGACAAACGGGCAAACCAGGACGAAAACCCGCTTTTAGTAACTGTTTTGTTAGTCATTCGTTTTCTGTCATTGGCCTTTTATGCTTTAAGTTTAATCAAATTTTCGGGTTTTTTCTTCCATGCCGCTTGATTATCTTCGCCACACAAAGACC is from Gloeothece verrucosa PCC 7822 and encodes:
- a CDS encoding nickel/cobalt transporter, encoding MRRIKRWIKHNLLIFLGALILSNFFALPSQSHVADLSLLDVVIKPEEAQVNLSLSTHLLAWADEDQNQRLSSSEIEKNRQNLAAFFNEYLLITNGKGEPGFVTVNASKKGLFGTNLSASNSHKSITLKYRWAEPITELKIDYNLFDKTYNTHCLATILNNGELKNYTLMPKHRVLRVELNKGRGKLLSGGGLIAFAVAFSWGAIHALSPGHGKTLVGAYLVGSKAKAKHALFLGLTTTITHTLGVFALGIITLIASQYLLPIQFYPWLSLVSGLMILLIGVNLLKDRLAFPVKKGKHIHHDHDHDHHHHHDHHHHHSHTHLLPAQDESLMSWRGLMALGIAGGLVPCPAALVLLLSMIALGQTGLGLLLVFIFSLGLTGTLTAIGLLLVSAKHLFERIPTQIKMIKFVPLVSALLITFIGLGLTYQAVGQIYSLTEPIPYGEQS
- the thiC gene encoding phosphomethylpyrimidine synthase: MRAEWVAKRIGHSNVSQMHYARKGIITEEMQYVAQRENLPVELIRDEVARGRMIIPANINHTNLEPMCIGIASKCKVNANIGASPNSSDVEQELEKLRLSVKYGADTVMDLSTGGGNLDSIRTAIINESPVPIGTVPIYQALESVHGRMENLTPDDFLHIIEKHAQQGVDYMTIHAGILMEYLPLVRNRITGIVSRGGGIIARWMLHHHKQNPLYTHFDDIIEIFKKYDVSFSLGDSLRPGCVHDASDEAQLSELKTLGQLTRRAWEHDVQVMVEGPGHVPMDQIEFNVRKQMEECNEAPFYVLGPLVTDIAPGYDHITSAIGAAMAGWYGTAMLCYVTPKEHLGLPNAEDVRNGLIAYKIAAHAADIARHRQGARDRDDQLSTARYNFDWNKQFELSLDPDRAREYHDETLPADIYKTAEFCSMCGPKFCPMQTKMDADALTELEKFLAKEAVKS
- a CDS encoding serine/threonine-protein kinase; its protein translation is MYRSYYRILGLIGQGQFGRVFCAVDRQTGEIVALKDLELKRFPTHKFLREISYLLTLKHPNIVGCTGLEYNRTGRYVVMDYCEGGTLRDLINSQEQLSLKQKLNLVEDILSGLAHAHSRQIIHCDIKPENILLKLKPSSWSAHISDFGIARLIEEINSQSGGYTGSPAYMAPERFYGKHSFASDLYAVGIILFELLVGYRPFSGYPGELMTAHLSKTVTIPNTIPPLLSSIIEKALRKLPQRRFKSTEEMLKSVRLASETLGFNSSSVQLFTSLSSVPNATSLNIIHQVSLPQRVSHLAVDKQCVYLGIEDKLCCQIYPDSSLVGKPQEWQVPLKGSLVKLFSHSQGCLTVTDSPVNEGSCISYFRKSHDAGQIFQQQQVCVSRLNQISAIAPGGHWLAFISSSQVLQFLKLPNLERVKTSINCSIDSQLVTLDSRHGMIINSAEEKKPKTQFTLLTRRGNLWRFFSLSISLHSLVSNSHLPDQIFALEVSEKILGILINLKPLKVTRIPLEIKPDFILGQPWGFLLASRQGKVILLGIRGEKLGGFQVEEEITAMAFYDQFRLLMATDYQSEKRLYFINLEEKLANKIYLNSNSNTLS
- the crcB gene encoding fluoride efflux transporter CrcB codes for the protein MDSPLVFTLMIAIGAVPGALSRYFVTEWTKSAFGTKFPYGTFVINLTGCLLMGFFFTLSKGITGYPKELDLLIRTGFLGSYTTFSTYGYDALSLWRNKNTGATLFYWAGSAVFGVIAVYLGVSIAHVFVR
- the crcB gene encoding fluoride efflux transporter CrcB translates to MLKNSVTRAALAVAIGAIPGALSRYYITEYTKSVFGKDFAYYGTFFINVTGCLIIAYLLTLAAERIRNFSPELRLMLTTGFCGAYTTFSTFGLETRTLLDKGDSTTLIYWLGSIIVGMLGVNLGVMLARLNQKSSLE
- a CDS encoding PCP reductase family protein encodes the protein MTDVDFTDTPHWTPQAKAKLKQIPFFVRTQARQRIEELARAAGMDEVTVEIVEQARVEFGQ
- the kaiC gene encoding circadian clock protein KaiC, encoding MSQDNEQDYIQKLETGIPGFDFLSEGGLPKGRATLVAGTAGSAKTVFACQFLAEGIKRGENGVFVTFEEPPKALRKNMLGFGWDIRQWEENRQWAFVDASPQPGEKPMVTGEYDLGALIARIEFAIRKYKATRVSMDSLGAIFSHLMDSAQVRSDLFKLASALRELEVTAIMTAERTQEYGDISRYGVEEFVADNVVILRNVLADEKRRRTIEILKYRGTDHQKGEFPFTIIGRRGMVIIPLSAIELEQKSSDIRITSGSEELDRMCGGGFFRDSIILVSGATGTGKTLMVTEFMAGGVANGERCLIFAFEESREQLFRNAIGWGVDFNRMEQEGKLKVVCRYPETTGLENHLISMKEIIEEFKPNRVAVDSLSALERVSNLKGFREFIIGLTSFIKQKEIGGLFTSTTPSLLGGSSITEGHISTITDSIILLRYVEMYGEMRRGITVLKMRGSMHDKDIREFSIDNKGMHINKPFRNVTGILAGTPMYTAQAEVERLSGLFEEGS
- a CDS encoding circadian clock KaiB family protein, encoding MNKYILKLYITGNSIKSQRAIANLLRICREELDQQYTVQIIDVLEQPDLAEQEKILVTPTLIKQLPPPLQRIIGDMSNTQKVLLGLDLIAREEAKS
- a CDS encoding response regulator, which gives rise to MSSNLCKGLIIEDDPAKIDLIKRLLCDVEHNSLAQGLSFGFTFVDSLKEGLEKLTSENFNVILLDLTLPDSQGVNALVKLREVFTRIPIIVQLDNEDENLAIKVFQLGADGYLKADYLDTNLLIYQIRLAIEKQQYIAQLEAQQQEREFEVLEKLIHASNTSITARMFGSQPIRESVPDIFEEMVQSYAELLSLALEQRAYKIEHNISERLRILADKLGFLKASPRDVIDLHTTTLKQKNQDVTLAKAQAYVSEGRLMVLELMGYLASFYRKYYIGLSTLNIISKSDQQK
- a CDS encoding MlaE family lipid ABC transporter permease subunit, whose amino-acid sequence is MTNKTVTKSGFSSWFARLSAAILLGGQVFFHLLKYKIHRRNTLDQMAIVGPESLTISLVTAAFVGMVFTIQVSREFIYFGAGSYVGGVLSLALTRELAPVLTAVVVAGRVGSAFAAEIGTMRVTEQIDALHMLKTDPIDYLVIPRVLACSLMLPILTVLALLTGIAGGIAIADSLYNISPAVFLNSARNFLQTWDLVSCILKSAVFGSLIAVIGCSWGLTTSGGAKGVGQSTTTAVVTALLAIFVTNFFLSWLMFQGTGSAVAG